ACAGCAAAAACGCAGAGAGCGCGTAAACGTAAGTCctttataatattatacattatCTTTATATACACGGTATTATGTTGagaatttaacaaatgttttcatttctagGTCATAAATTTCAAACCTTTGTGGGTCTGATGGGTAAAAGGAGCTTTGAGGATCAAGGTATGACTTGTTCAGCTGTTTCATAGAATAAGTGGAAATCTGCCTAGTAACAGCTGATCTCATCCCTGCAGGAGCTCTGGGAGCTTTACACAGAACTGAAGCTTACTGAGGAAAACGACgtctcttttctttgttttgtattttattaagttttactgttttttgtcattgtgtcATTGTTTCATAAAAATGATTGATGACTGCATTTCATGGCAAAGGACGTCATCTAGTGGCCAACCATGGTGGTGACCGCTGAAACGAATTCAACGCTAGTATTTAAAGCATCTGTGTACAACATGTGACCATCATCTCATAATAAACCCATCTCACTGCTCCATATCATCACAGGTTTATTAAGTGACTTTGTacaatacaaatgaaaaataaatttaaaaatacgGAGATGGAGTACATAGCCAAAGCAAACCGCGGTGTTGACTCTTTATTGCCCACTGATCATTTCCATAGagtgactgaaatgttttcttgaAATGCGTCCGGGGTCACCGTTTCATGTGaagttattttgtattttaacagcGGACGCTGCTGTCGAGAAGTTTCTAAACATACAAAAGGAGTTATTACTCCCGCGGCTCggtatatataaaaataaactaaagtgaaatatAACACATTATAAATGGTGGTCCAAGGCTAGTGGAGAGAGCTAAacacagagggaaaagaaaGCATTACATTTACCAAAAGAAAAGAATCTTTAAGCATATtttaaatctataaaaaaaGGCCCAAGGCTCATTATTGATTTTCTTAGTTTCAGGTTTTTCTATTGACACTTTTCATTTCAGGCTGTTGCACTGACAGGAGGGGGGGTTAAAGGTTTCGAGGGTACACTCAGAACAAAAAGGTTAGTTAATGCCttgtcctcttcttcctttaaTACTCAACAGAAGATCAGGTTAATGTTCATATACTGTTACTTTtcctgtaaacaaataaaattcacCAGAACTTGATTGTACAACAGTCAGACGTGACTCACAGGtactttttttccactgtgctctccataaaaatgtACACATCAGTCATTTAAAAGCAACCGTAGGAAGGAAATGAGAGCAGCAGGTGGGGCAGGGACAGTATTCAgttataataacaacaacaacaataataataataataattaaaataatatggGTTGGCATTTCTAAAATGGGGTTATTGTTTGATGTTAAGGTAAACACATTCTTTGATGATAAAGATGATGAGTCCCGAGGCAGAGAGGGGGCTCTGTTGCGGTGGTTCTGATCCTACATGCAGACCCCATTCACCCCCTCACACGCCACAAAAAAATACCCCCAGCACCTGCTCTAGTGGCTGGGAGCAGGAGCACAGCTGTGCTGGCAGACAGgacagggagagaagaggaggaagaggagggagagagaagaggaggaggacaaccGGGTGACGTCAGTGACACACACTTGTGCCCTGACCGGCAACGTTggcaaacaaaaataactcGAGTTGGGGTGGTCCTGCCGTCTGTCTTTAAAAGATCTTgcctttctttttgtttttctccagagTCCTGCAGACAAGAAAAGACGAACACAAAATCAGTAACTTTACCTCAGGAACATCTACTTGTAGATTTAATCAATACATTGTTCACTTTATACTAAGACCAGTTCGATGTGtaggtttcattttaaatggataaaaatcGATCTACACTCAGCACTGTCCACCATTTACCCACCACTTGAATCGACAGTCAACCTCACAGTATGTGACAACGTAAACCTGAGTGAGCTCTACCTGGAGGCCTCCAGTTTCTGCTGCTCCAGGCGCTGCTGGGTCTCCCAGTTTGCTCTCTCCTCCTCAAACACACgcctcttctcctccagctccttgtGCTGAGCCTCCAGGTTCTTCTTCATCTGCTCATGACGTCGCTGAAGCTACAGAGACACAGGACAGAGGAGGACGTCACTGCTTTATACTGAACACAGCACATACAGTCAGATTCAGGCTGCGTCACTTTCTGCAGAAATGATCTTGTACACCTAATTTTAAGtgagtaaaaatgtattttcaattaGACTGTTCTGTCTGATTAGTTttgtaaaatgctttattttgaaaaaatgtaaaaattaaatcttCCACATTTTAGGTGCAATAAGTGAAGTAGGACATCGACTCTTGTTCCCTCTTCAGTTATACTGAATGTGAAGTGATGCATAGATAACTCAAAATGAAACAAGTGAGTCTCTTTGTGCTGTGATATGTTGGAGCTCAACAGCTAATTTAATGGTTTGGTGTCAGAAAAAaatttattgtatatatattattatatgtagtTTTATTAACTTAATACTTTACTGGcttttgtgttcatttaattttcagtgGCACAACATGCAGAATGTTATATTTCCCATGCACtacaaatattttgttgcaACACAGCAGTGTTACAATGTGGAGTTATTCATACGTCTATATTTTGTtgggaaaccaaacaaacagctgaCTCAGTACTGCATTCACACGTACTCTatgtaacattttgtttaataCTATCATCTCTCACATCAGCAGTAGAAAGCATATCTGGACAATATTTAAAGTACAAACAAATTTAAAGCAGCGTTGTCCTTGTTGCACAATTTGTTGACTAGTAAACTCATTtcaattcagtgtttttctaatTTGAACATACTTTAAGCTGTAATACAAgttcattttgtaaaataatctaaatataGTACATAAATACTGTTCATTGCTCTGTGTTCctatatgtacatgttaataaaaTCCTTCTTTAAACATCTGGTGTCAATGAGGAAATGACTAAAACATTCAGGTAAAATAGAAAGAACcctcaaacagaaaaacattcacacaaatcAACAATGTGCTCTCACAGCTCTCTCACGCTTGTAACCACTGAAACAAGTCAGCACAAGAGGAAGGAAGGGACCCAGACAAAGATGAGTAAGTTCTGCATTCTGCAGTAATCATTAACCCAGGTGTATGTGGAAatgtgtgggtgcatgtgttTTACCTCTGCTTCAGAGTCTTTGAGCTTCTGCACTTTTTCCTTGACTTTCATTTCAAACACCTGCTCCATTTCCATCTCCATCTTCTTCATCTTAGCCACGTGCTctcgtctctcctcctccatctggGCCAGAGGACTCCTGCACAGggagcgtgcacacacacacgcacacagattTAGAGCAGcactacacatgcacacctgcCTACTCACCAGCAAGAAGATAAGATCCTTCACAGTCATGTTATCCGTTACTGGCATTGTCATGGTAACTAACATTTCCGTCTTAACTCCAGTATGAGAAGATTAAAAACTGGATTTACcaaatttactttttaaacaaagTACTTTAACCCTGCAAACTTACATCTCTTTCAAAACCTTCTCTTAAAAGTGTTTGCATGCAAACTCAAACACTTCACAGATTAAGTAAAAGATGATCTAGAGGAAGGAGTCAGAGGAGGACTGGACAAGAAAAAGCTGCATTCTGGCTTTTAAGAGTGGAACACTGTGCTGCTCAGGGTCAAAAACCTGAAAGCTTGCCAGATGGATTCTAGTTTATTTACATTGGCTGACTTAACTGGTGAAAGTAAAATATGCAACTTTTTCTCCACCAGAGCTGCCACAAAGACTTAAAATCAGATTCCTGCAGAACTCTATTCATCTCAAACATTATCCCCCACTTCCCAAAGAAGTACAAAATGTTGGGGTAGAGGAAGTCCACAGGAAGAACAGACCAAGAGGTAAAGTTTAGGAATGACAGGATGTGACAAGGCTTTAACAGGTCCAACCAACCATGAAACATTTCTGGGAATCATAAGAGCACCCAATATCTAAAGCAGGGAATCTGTCCACACTGGCTGTTAGTACAGGTGGTGGGTGAAATATTAGTAAAGCTCTTCAGGATTTTTTATTGTAGTGTACAGAGACCAATCATGAAATATGTGGTGAGGAGCAAAGCTTGTAAAGTATCATCTGATCCTGGCTCGTTGCAtatttgtttgtgcagtgaCAGATGCAGTTTTTAGGTTATCACTAACAATACCGGCTCTATTAACACCTTAAATTATGGTTTGTGTTATGCAAATTCAGAATTTCCTCCAGAAGCTAAAGTCATTCACAGGTCTCACATTAAAACCTTTCATATCAAGTTTTAGTGTAACAGCAATAACCTAGCGTTCTGTTGCCTTATATAATGTATGGATGCCAATCCAATAATACACTAATGCCTCAGGACAGTGACACTGCACTAGAACATGAACAATTAGGTGTAATGCTGCAAAGCCAGGCACGTTTTTCTCAAATGAAATTTCAGAGTGTTGCCCTCTATCAGTAATAAATACTGATAACCAGTCTAAATATCTCATGCACAGGTCTCTGTTTtagaggaagcagcagcaacaggtgGAAGCAGCAAAGCATGTGAGAGTGAAAGCTTGACATTCACAGCTGTCAAACTGGATTTGATTTATAGTTTTCATCCCTCTGTTCCCGGAAACATGTGACAGAGGGAAGTCTGTGGGGAAATCCAAACGCAGGCAACGAGTTTGAACAGAGAAAGGATGAAGGAGAAACGTCGTAAACAAGGGGGCtgaaaaatatatgtaaaaacaaaaagaccaCTTACATTCCTTCAACTGTGTCacttctaaaaaacaaaaacacaaacaaccaaacacacgaacacacacgcacagacacacacagcatgcaATGATGAGGTCATGCACTAAAATACAGCAATTAGATGTATTCTGTGATTCAAAATGCTTTTTTagtgcaaatgaaaaaagaaagtttaGCGACGTGAGATCTGTAGATCCAGCAGAGTTACAACTGTAGTTTAGTGAGTTAGCCACTTGCTTGTGTCTACGTCAATCAGAAAGCAGCTTGGTGCTCtgaattaaaaagtgaaaatcagTGGCATGGTTTTATGCAAAGTAGTTAAAATGCAGAATGATTGGGTGATTTTAGGCATCACAAACAggacaaatgaaataaataatcaaactcCTCAAGCGTTGCCTTTTCCATTTAGCTGGAACCTAAATACATGAATGAATTAGGACGTATATACATAATGTAACAACATTTTCTACAGGTCAAATTACAATTACATATCACAATGTGGCCAATATAAAGTCTATaatacaacataaaactacaacATGAAATGAGAATAACACTTTATTCTTAAACAATCCTGCAACatctgcataaataaaaactgattccATTCAGCAGATACTGTGTCTAAATAGGTGTAGAACTATGTAATGGGCTGTAGGGACTACAGAGTATTCTATCAAACAAAAGCAAGCTTGCACTTGTCTGGGACTTACTTGGTGGACAGCTGGCCTTTAGCCCTGTTGTTGTCTACTCCGTTGTAGGTGACAGCGGCCAGCTTCCTGCTGCGGTAGTTTTCATAGTGGACATTGTTTGTCACGTCTTTCAGGTCCTGCATGTGAGTTCTGGGGAAGGACGACAAGTACTCTAAATATTTATACTGTTTCCTGACTAATGCTTCAATTGCTCTTCCAGGTACAAGCGTAACAGTGAAAGTACAAAAAGGACACACCACAGAAACAACAATGCTTTGTTTCAACATGTTCCCTTGTGCTTTGTATTTTCAATACCTGATGAGCATATCCCTGAGGATGGTGAAGTCGCAGTGGTCACTGTTTTcaactgcaaaacagaaaaaaacagaaaaaaagaacaatatcaGAATAAAAATCAGGTAGCCTTAGCTGAAACCGACTCAAATCTCAGATTTGATGCACTGAACATCTTCCAGGGGCAGTTTGTTGTCATGATGCTGAGACAGGTTTCTTTCATGACTGATCACTCATTCATTACACattcttgttctctctctcagtcataaatcataaatctCTTTAGTCTCTTCAGATGCATCTCTACACTCTGTTTACCTCTTCTGAATAATTTAACCATTTTCCCCTCTGGAGATGTTTCACCCAATGTTCATACCTTCTGCAACCCCCCAGGGGTATTGTCTCCCTCTGACCTTCTTGCCGTTCACCTCAATGATGGTGTTGCTTCCTACAACAGCCAGAGGCAACTGGTCCTAGCAAAACAGCACATGGGGTAATCAATGAGTAAACACGTGTTTTTGCTAAACCTATAATACCTAGCTCACTGTATGGGAATGGTGGCGTACAGTACCTTGATTTTCTTCACCAGCCTGTTCTCTTCTTCATCGTCTGTCTCTGGGAACTCGTAGATCTTGATTTTGTGTTCCTGAATTTCCCGCATGATCTAGCAGGAAAAGAGAAGATCTTTTAGCAGCTCCTGGTAAAGCAGCTAACAGGAAATGACTAAACAGAACACGGGCTGCTTTAACCTCATGTGACTCAAGATAAACTATTGAATTTCATAATATTTTCAGTACAAACAGCATATGGAAGACAAAATGGAACATATGGTTGGTTGGAGACGTTCTCCAAACAAAATGCTGATTTGGTGTTGAGGGTCACAGCCATCAAGCTGACACTGTCAGAGTCTTCACTGCTTCAGTAAAATCTACTTCAGACAATGTCACACTAGATTCTACATGATGTCTTTTCTCagttttgatatattttaagttaaaaatctgttttcattctcttttcCATATCTAGTGTTAATGTATTACCTTCATACATCCTGTACTAGACATTTCTAATCTCAAAACAAACTTAATATGAATAGGTTTAAGTGATTAATCTGTACCAACATATGCATACTTTATAAAAATCTTCTATCTGGTAGAATACAAGTTGATGAtcactgtaaaaataacaaagtgAAAGTTCTTTACTTCTAGGTTAAGGTGCACAGAGGTGCAAACATATCGATGACCACAGTCACTTAGATTGTGAGTTTTGAGTGTGCAGTAGTATGCATCTGCAGAAATCACTGACCTGCTTCTTGAACTGTTGGCATTCCTCTGGGGTGAGGGTGTCTGCTTTGGCAATCATTGGGATGACATTAACTTTCTCATGTAACCGTTTCATAAACTCGATGTCCAAAGGCTTCAGCCTGGAAAGAGACACAGATAAAGCTTCATAGGGAATTCATACTGTTGAGTGATACTGATTTAGTCTGTACTTGATACTTAGGATTTAAGTTCAAAAAAGCTGATTAACTGTTGACATTAGAATTAAtgtaactaaactaaatatgGAAAAACACTTTTGACGCCTGCCTGATGTTTATAAAGAATATGACCTCGTAGTTGTGAAAATGTGCAGCTATTCTTGGCTGTTTGAAGCCAAATGACTAACATTTGGGCTAACACAATAACTGACtaacagtttttaatttcactttgtattttcttacaaaatataacctCAGCTTCATCTGATTTACTTGTGGCGTAGTGGAAATAATTCCTCCAAGGCGAAATGTGCTCAGAAGcagaatttgttgtttttagtggtTAGAGTGGGATGCATGTTTGTCACGTTGCCAACAGCTATGCGGGTCAGCGTTCAGCACAGTGCTACAGAGACACACTTATCTCTGTAGATGCAACCAAACTGCAACACCTGACAGACTTGCTGAGAGAAAAGCAACAGTAAAAGGTTTCTTCACTGACTTTCCAttgaatttattaaaataatgcagtGAAGACTGAAGCTGACCAGTTTCATTTACACTGGGTACGATAAACCTTTATAAGAAGCTAAACAATATAGATATAAGATATATTATCTTAGATATATTGACAGCTGGTGTATTGAGCAGTCATCTTCATATCTGCAAGCACTTTGTACTACtacacattcacataaacaATATTAGTAATGGAAAAATGAATAGACTAACTACTGCAACATTGCTGAATGTGAATATATATAAGTCAACAGGCCCTAATAGATTATGCATTCACTACTTCAAAGAATCCCTTAAGTTCTGGAGTTTCCCCTACACAAGTTGAAATGCAGAGAACtcaaataaatcaacttttgtGTGACTCAACATCTATAAAACTTGGC
This genomic stretch from Anabas testudineus chromosome 16, fAnaTes1.2, whole genome shotgun sequence harbors:
- the sept7b gene encoding septin 7b isoform X2 gives rise to the protein MIGFEAAGSVNAMAQQKNLEGYVGFASLPNQVYRKSVKRGFEFTLMVVGESGLGKSTLINSLFLTDLYSGEYPGPSHRIKKTVQVEQSKVLIKEGGVQLLLTIVDTPGFGDAVDNSNCWQPIIDHIDSKFEDYLNSESRVNRRQMPDSRIHCCLYFIAPSGHGLKPLDIEFMKRLHEKVNVIPMIAKADTLTPEECQQFKKQIMREIQEHKIKIYEFPETDDEEENRLVKKIKDQLPLAVVGSNTIIEVNGKKVRGRQYPWGVAEVENSDHCDFTILRDMLIRTHMQDLKDVTNNVHYENYRSRKLAAVTYNGVDNNRAKGQLSTKSPLAQMEEERREHVAKMKKMEMEMEQVFEMKVKEKVQKLKDSEAELQRRHEQMKKNLEAQHKELEEKRRVFEEERANWETQQRLEQQKLEASRTLEKNKKKGKIF
- the sept7b gene encoding septin 7b isoform X1; the protein is MIGFEAAGSVNAMAQQKNLEGYVGFASLPNQVYRKSVKRGFEFTLMVVGESGLGKSTLINSLFLTDLYSGEYPGPSHRIKKTVQVEQSKVLIKEGGVQLLLTIVDTPGFGDAVDNSNCWQPIIDHIDSKFEDYLNSESRVNRRQMPDSRIHCCLYFIAPSGHGLKPLDIEFMKRLHEKVNVIPMIAKADTLTPEECQQFKKQIMREIQEHKIKIYEFPETDDEEENRLVKKIKDQLPLAVVGSNTIIEVNGKKVRGRQYPWGVAEVENSDHCDFTILRDMLIRTHMQDLKDVTNNVHYENYRSRKLAAVTYNGVDNNRAKGQLSTKSDTVEGMSPLAQMEEERREHVAKMKKMEMEMEQVFEMKVKEKVQKLKDSEAELQRRHEQMKKNLEAQHKELEEKRRVFEEERANWETQQRLEQQKLEASRTLEKNKKKGKIF